Proteins co-encoded in one Polyangiaceae bacterium genomic window:
- a CDS encoding 30S ribosomal protein S12, whose amino-acid sequence MPTIQQLIRSGRKAAAAKTDSPALKSCPQKRGVCTRVYTTTPKKPNSALRKVCRVRLTNGMEVTSYIPGEGHNLQEHSVVLIRGGRVKDLPGVRYHVVRGTLDASGASGPSSTNKANRNRKRSKYGVKRPKS is encoded by the coding sequence ATGCCCACTATTCAACAGCTCATTCGCAGCGGACGCAAAGCCGCCGCCGCCAAGACGGACTCGCCGGCACTCAAGTCGTGCCCGCAGAAGCGCGGCGTTTGCACCCGCGTGTACACGACGACCCCCAAGAAGCCGAACTCGGCTCTGCGCAAGGTGTGTCGCGTGCGTCTCACCAACGGGATGGAAGTCACCAGCTACATCCCCGGTGAAGGACACAACCTCCAGGAGCACAGCGTCGTGCTCATCCGTGGCGGTCGTGTGAAGGATCTTCCGGGTGTGCGCTACCACGTGGTGCGCGGCACGCTCGACGCTTCGGGCGCTTCTGGTCCGAGCAGCACCAACAAGGCCAACCGTAAC
- a CDS encoding TetR/AcrR family transcriptional regulator: MPTTKKRALSKKAGTYHHGDLRRALLDATLELIDITGPEAFTLRAAAKAAGVSDAAPYHHFADKEALLAAIATEGFQLLAERLQAAAAQQQHPTAVAQAMGVEYVVFAATHPSHFRVMVSRRVLRNTEHAELAASAVTAFTLVREALVAGAANVAARVREETLIFGAWALVHGFAFLAVDGHLGPLARDEDKLRSLVHSAIQLMDAPVQRTNA, encoded by the coding sequence ATGCCAACAACGAAGAAGCGCGCGCTGAGCAAGAAAGCAGGCACCTATCACCATGGTGATCTGCGGCGCGCCCTGCTCGATGCGACGCTGGAGCTGATCGACATCACTGGCCCCGAGGCATTCACCTTGCGGGCAGCGGCCAAGGCCGCAGGCGTCAGCGACGCGGCGCCGTACCACCACTTCGCCGACAAGGAGGCGCTGCTGGCGGCCATCGCGACCGAAGGCTTTCAGCTCTTGGCTGAACGCCTTCAAGCCGCAGCCGCCCAGCAGCAGCACCCCACGGCCGTCGCTCAGGCAATGGGGGTCGAGTACGTCGTCTTTGCAGCCACTCATCCCTCTCATTTTCGCGTGATGGTCAGCCGCCGGGTGCTGCGCAACACGGAGCACGCCGAGCTCGCCGCCAGCGCTGTCACGGCGTTTACCCTGGTACGTGAAGCGCTGGTTGCAGGCGCAGCGAACGTCGCCGCGCGAGTCCGCGAGGAAACACTGATCTTTGGCGCCTGGGCGCTTGTGCACGGCTTCGCGTTCCTTGCGGTGGACGGGCACTTGGGGCCGCTTGCTCGAGACGAGGACAAGCTGCGCAGCTTGGTGCACTCAGCGATTCAGTTGATGGATGCGCCGGTACAGCGCACGAACGCCTGA
- a CDS encoding DUF2236 domain-containing protein, producing the protein MSQIPLELVNLDLARERYGTEVDEYAHYFYATDPLADAVIDDFEELGWQRGFEMLARALDRGIDAVADAPKSLRALFRQADRVPDWVDWERVDLGARTFQRGGIHANVVLSAVSLMVAYRSSVANKPLLFTRALEQMAPRRLAETGRFVVAVCQENGLRRDAEGFKLAIRVRLMHAKVRHLIQRSPRWNAERWGAPINQANMAGTTMLFSLALVDGLRKLGFHISSREGAAVMHLWRYAGWLSGVDERLLFDDEDSARHLYELGSMIQPGADEGGRALAAALSRAPQLHARNPVEAAVGRVVVRYIDGMAWALNGADLASDLRIQHKHWRHAIHLSRLMIRPLEGFRRTLPFGSELFAAWGNRTMHHGIAVQLRGLDADFKPPVRLPSVPPPSVFRAA; encoded by the coding sequence GAGTACGCGCATTACTTCTACGCGACGGACCCGCTGGCCGATGCGGTGATCGACGACTTTGAGGAGCTTGGCTGGCAGCGCGGCTTCGAGATGCTGGCGCGGGCACTGGATCGCGGCATCGATGCCGTGGCGGACGCTCCAAAGAGCTTGCGAGCGCTTTTCCGTCAGGCGGACCGGGTTCCAGACTGGGTGGACTGGGAGCGGGTCGACCTCGGTGCGCGGACGTTTCAGCGCGGAGGCATCCACGCGAACGTCGTCCTCAGTGCTGTCAGCTTGATGGTGGCCTATCGCTCTTCGGTCGCGAACAAGCCCTTGCTCTTCACCCGAGCTCTGGAGCAAATGGCGCCTCGTCGCCTTGCGGAAACGGGTCGATTCGTCGTTGCTGTCTGTCAGGAGAATGGCCTCAGGCGCGATGCGGAGGGCTTCAAGCTTGCGATTCGTGTACGCCTGATGCACGCGAAGGTGCGGCATCTGATTCAACGCTCGCCCCGCTGGAACGCGGAGCGCTGGGGTGCGCCGATCAATCAGGCGAACATGGCCGGCACCACGATGCTCTTCTCCCTGGCGCTGGTCGATGGACTGCGCAAGCTCGGCTTCCACATCTCCTCCCGAGAGGGAGCCGCGGTGATGCACTTATGGCGCTACGCCGGGTGGTTGAGCGGCGTCGACGAACGCTTGCTGTTCGACGATGAAGATTCCGCGCGGCATTTGTATGAGCTGGGTTCGATGATCCAACCGGGCGCGGACGAGGGGGGTCGCGCTCTGGCGGCAGCGCTCAGTAGAGCTCCGCAGCTGCATGCGCGTAACCCGGTGGAGGCTGCCGTGGGTCGCGTCGTGGTGCGCTACATCGACGGCATGGCCTGGGCGCTCAACGGCGCTGACTTGGCCTCGGATCTCCGCATCCAACACAAGCACTGGCGTCACGCGATCCACCTCTCTCGGTTGATGATTCGCCCCCTCGAAGGCTTCCGCCGCACGTTGCCGTTTGGCTCCGAGCTGTTCGCCGCCTGGGGCAATCGCACCATGCACCACGGAATCGCCGTGCAACTCCGGGGGCTTGATGCGGATTTCAAGCCCCCGGTTCGCTTGCCGAGCGTGCCGCCACCGTCGGTGTTTCGCGCTGCCTGA